One Fusarium falciforme chromosome 12, complete sequence DNA window includes the following coding sequences:
- a CDS encoding MFS domain-containing protein codes for MAPHAVEGDNAISTAHVSAKDRSSITSAAAVDLKNDTTVPAAGKDQWFHWHEPGTSKEEKKLIFKLDWFLLSFACLLFFIKQLDGNNVSNAYVSGMSEELGFGPGNELSWMNTYFSIGTIIGGTAANLIITVLRPRIWLSSCLLIWSVFVLALFKCNHAYQFYVLRFFIGLFESAAWPGVMYCLGSWYRKSELSRRSGLFVMSGVIGQMFSGYLQAALFTGMHGKGGMSAWRWLFIFDFILALPVAVYGFFCFPDTPHTTTAFYLNEWEKERSKQRIEEEGRKPAGKMDWSVLRRVFSSWQVYSFTAAYSFWTLTCGSYVMQYFAIYLKSTGWYSVPEINNIPTCIGAVNFVFMISTGYIADKLGGRALVCGAVGSLMIFNYAILTAWDVPHKLRMAVFIMHGCYGCFTPLLAGWANEACGGDQQKRAFILGFMVSVGQAVVIPFQQVQLASGEAPEFKKTHGWGSALAWVVALTLWTGVGLPLVQRWRQKEVVVTTREEDVDEV; via the exons ATGGCTCCTCACGCGGTTGAAGGCGACAATGCGATTAGCACTGCACATGTCAGTGCGAAGGATCGCTCATCTATTACATCGGCGGCAGCGGTCGACTTGAAAAATGACACGACGGTCCCTGCGGCGGGCAAGGATCAATGGTTTCACTGGCACGAGCCCGGAACgtccaaggaggagaagaagctcattTTTAAGCTTGATTGGTTCCTGTTGAGTTTTGCGTGCTTGCTATTTTTCATCAAGCAG CTTGATGGAAACAATGTTTCAAACGCCTACGTGTCTGGAATGTCGGAGGAGCTGGGTTTTGGTCCCGGAAATGAACTTTCGTGGATGAACACGTACTTTTCAATTG GAACCATCATTGGAGGTACAGCTGCCAACCTCATCATCACTGTTCTTCGACCCCGAATCTGGCTTTCCTCTTGTCTCCTCATCTGGTCGGTCTTTGTGCTAGCCCTGTTCAAGTGCAACCACGCGTACCAGTTTTAcgtcttgcgcttcttcatCGGCCTGTTTGAGTCGGCGGCTTGGCCAGGTGTCATGTACTGTCTCGGCTCGTGGTATCGAAAGAGCGAGCTGTCTCGTCGAAGCGGCCTGTTTGTCATGAGCGGAGTCATTGGACAGATGTTCTCTGGTTATCTGCAGGCTGCTCTTTTCACGGGCATGCACGGTAAAGGTGGCATGTCTGCTTGGAGATGGTTGTTCATCTTTGACTTTATCCTGGCTCTGCCGGTTGCTGTTTATGGATTT TTCTGTTTCCCCGACACGCCTCATACTACCACCGCGTTTTATCTCAACGAATGGGAAAAAGAACGTTCCAAGCAGCGTATCGAGGAAGAGGGCCGCAAGCCAGCTGGAAAGATGGACTGGTCGGTGCTTCGTCGCGTCTTTAGCTCTTGGCAGGTGTATTCGTTTACAGCCGCATACTCGTTTTGGACCTTGACCTGCGGAAG CTACGTCATGCAGTATTTTGCCATCTACCTCAAGTCGACCGGCTGGTACTCGGTCCCcgagatcaacaacatccCAACATGTATCGGAGCAGTCAACTTTGTCTTTATGATCTCGACGGGCTACATCGCCGATAAACTCGGTGGTCGTGCTCTTGTCTGTGGCGCCGTCGGAAGTCTCATGATATTCAACTACGCCATCCTCACCGCCTGGGACGTCCCGCACAAGCTCCGAATGGCAGTCTTCATCATGCACGGCTGCTACGGCTGCTTCACGCCCCTCCTCGCGGGCTGGGCCAACGAGGCCTGCGGCGGCGACCAGCAGAAGCGAGCCTTTATCCTCGGCTTCATGGTGTCTGTCGGCCAGGCCGTGGTGATCCCGTTCCAGCAGGTCCAGCTGGCGTCTGGCGAAGCTCCCGAGTTTAAAAAGACCCACGGCTGGGGGAGTGCGCTGGCTTGGGTGGTTGCTTTGACGCTCTGGACGGGAGTTGGGTTGCCTTTGGTGCAGAGATGGAGGCAGAAGGAGGTTGTGGTGACGACAAGGGAGGAAGATGTTGATGAAGTCTAG